A single genomic interval of Flavihumibacter rivuli harbors:
- a CDS encoding DUF6515 family protein has product MKSKITSVVGLLSLLLVTGSSFAQPRHHDSRPERNDGEYREERRNERDRDDDRGRSYERGRDRDGNRDRDRDWDRDRRYPAPSRHYDPMHYPDYGHRRPYDRYPRHDYYRPIPRHRVMVVNRYQPRYYSSMPYGCRPVTYGRHHYYYGNGYYYRPWGTGFRIVMPPVGIHINFLPANCSRIVWGPRTYFYFQGVFYSQLPMGRGYEVVAPPYGVIVYDLPGESRRVRYDGRFYEEYNNVLYNRIQTPDGPAYEVAEVLEQELNDGYVEGW; this is encoded by the coding sequence ATGAAAAGCAAGATTACTTCTGTTGTTGGATTGCTCTCCCTCTTGCTGGTGACTGGTAGTTCCTTTGCCCAGCCGCGCCACCACGATAGCCGGCCGGAAAGGAATGATGGCGAATACCGGGAAGAAAGAAGGAATGAACGGGATCGGGATGATGACCGTGGCCGCAGTTATGAAAGGGGTCGCGACCGTGATGGGAACCGTGACCGGGATCGTGATTGGGATCGTGACCGCCGCTACCCTGCACCTTCCAGGCATTATGACCCCATGCATTATCCCGACTATGGACACCGCAGGCCCTATGACCGTTACCCGCGGCACGATTACTATCGTCCCATTCCCCGCCACCGCGTGATGGTAGTGAACCGTTACCAGCCCAGGTATTATTCCTCCATGCCTTATGGATGCCGGCCGGTCACCTACGGCAGGCACCATTACTATTATGGTAATGGATATTATTATCGTCCCTGGGGAACCGGTTTCCGCATTGTGATGCCGCCGGTCGGTATCCATATCAATTTCCTGCCGGCCAATTGCAGCAGGATTGTTTGGGGACCGAGGACCTATTTCTATTTCCAGGGAGTGTTCTATTCCCAGCTGCCAATGGGCAGGGGGTATGAAGTAGTGGCGCCGCCTTATGGAGTCATCGTGTATGACCTGCCGGGTGAATCCCGCAGGGTGCGTTATGATGGAAGGTTTTATGAAGAGTACAATAATGTCTTGTACAACCGTATCCAGACCCCTGATGGTCCGGCCTACGAAGTGGCGGAAGTGCTGGAGCAGGAATTGAATGATGGTTATGTAGAAGGGTGGTAG
- a CDS encoding sugar phosphate isomerase/epimerase family protein: protein MKQYNRRSFVRNTLLTVAAMPVLKGFPGTNEEQPAGAYASRLPMKYALSQWALNRMQFGASRNDMNSFMKLLSSDPDKLLQGSLKPMDFPAFTRKTFNLEAVEYVNTFFYGHGDDTAFMKQLKKRSEDAGIRNLLIMVDAEGYLGHADKKERADAIERHKKWLESAAILGCHSIRVNAHGTGGKEDQKFQAADSLAKLCDLAQKYQLNILVENHGGMSSHPIWLLETLKEAGKSNLGTCVDFDNFDYSETKIYDGELRYNRYVGVDLLMPLAKSVSAKAHRFDDQGFETSIDFERMVKIIGDHNYTGYISLEYEGNHQSEVDGIKSLRALLDRYQPKI, encoded by the coding sequence ATGAAACAGTATAACCGTAGGTCATTTGTACGCAATACGCTATTGACCGTCGCAGCCATGCCCGTCCTGAAAGGCTTTCCCGGGACGAACGAAGAACAGCCGGCAGGCGCCTATGCTTCCAGGCTTCCCATGAAATATGCCTTGTCCCAATGGGCATTGAACCGGATGCAGTTCGGCGCCAGCAGGAACGACATGAACAGTTTCATGAAACTCTTATCATCCGATCCCGACAAGCTCCTGCAGGGATCACTGAAGCCAATGGACTTCCCTGCATTCACCAGGAAAACATTCAACCTGGAAGCAGTGGAATACGTGAATACCTTTTTCTATGGTCATGGTGATGATACGGCTTTCATGAAGCAACTGAAGAAACGCAGTGAAGATGCCGGCATCCGCAACCTGCTGATCATGGTAGATGCAGAAGGTTACCTGGGCCATGCCGATAAAAAAGAAAGGGCCGATGCCATCGAGCGCCATAAGAAATGGTTGGAATCCGCCGCTATCCTGGGCTGCCATTCCATCAGGGTGAATGCCCATGGGACAGGCGGGAAGGAAGACCAGAAATTCCAGGCAGCAGATAGCCTGGCCAAACTCTGTGACCTGGCACAAAAATACCAGCTGAATATCCTGGTGGAAAACCATGGCGGCATGTCGAGCCACCCGATATGGTTGCTGGAAACCCTGAAGGAAGCGGGCAAGTCCAACCTCGGCACTTGTGTCGACTTCGACAATTTCGACTATTCCGAAACGAAGATCTATGACGGGGAGTTGAGGTATAACCGTTATGTCGGGGTTGACTTGTTGATGCCATTGGCCAAATCAGTAAGCGCCAAGGCGCATCGGTTTGATGACCAGGGATTCGAGACCAGCATCGATTTTGAACGCATGGTGAAGATCATCGGCGACCATAACTATACCGGGTATATCAGCCTGGAATACGAGGGTAATCACCAATCCGAAGTGGATGGCATCAAATCCCTCCGCGCCTTACTCGATCGATATCAACCGAAGATATAG
- a CDS encoding GMC oxidoreductase — MGNLNTKGTAENTFDAIVIGSGISGGWAAKEFTGKGLKTLVLERGKDVKHIKDYPTTNMNPWEFEHRGQLTAEIRDANPIISKCYAFREDALHFFVKDKEHPYVQDKPFDWIRGYQVGGKSLMWARQTQRWSEFDFEGPARDGFAVDWPIRYKDIAPWYSHVEKFAGISGNKDGIPQLPDGEFLPPMEMNCVEKYFSEKVASNYRDRQVIIGRAAHLTAPQPIHLEQGRAQCQNRDLCQRGCPFGGYFSSNSSTIPWAMKTGNMTLKTNAVVHSIIYDEQQQKATGVRVIDAVTKQATEYFAPVIFVNAAALNTNLILLNSTSSRFPNGLGNDSGLLGKYVAFHNYRARVSASYEGFADFTTEGRRPNSGYIPRFRNVSKQETDFLRGYAAGFGAYRVNEPANGWGEELKRKLDNPKPGLWQVGSHMMGETIPKESNRVFLDKDQKDEWGIPLLHTDIAYDDNDEKMVKDYIEQLTEMFTKAGFSDIKAADSRQAPGLDIHEMGGVRMGKDPRTSLLNEWNQLHHCKNVFVTDGACMTSTATQNPSLTYMALTARAVDHAVNELKKKNL, encoded by the coding sequence ATGGGAAATCTCAATACTAAAGGCACCGCCGAAAACACTTTCGATGCTATCGTTATTGGCTCAGGCATCAGCGGAGGCTGGGCAGCCAAGGAATTTACCGGGAAGGGCCTGAAAACCCTGGTACTGGAGCGGGGAAAGGATGTGAAGCATATCAAGGATTATCCCACTACCAACATGAACCCCTGGGAATTTGAACACCGGGGACAGCTCACTGCCGAGATCAGGGATGCCAATCCCATCATCAGCAAGTGTTATGCCTTCCGCGAAGATGCCCTGCACTTCTTTGTAAAGGACAAGGAACATCCCTATGTGCAGGACAAGCCCTTCGACTGGATCAGGGGTTACCAGGTGGGCGGCAAGTCGCTGATGTGGGCACGTCAAACCCAGCGCTGGAGCGAGTTTGACTTCGAAGGACCGGCAAGGGATGGATTTGCCGTTGACTGGCCGATCCGTTACAAGGACATTGCCCCCTGGTACAGCCATGTAGAAAAGTTCGCCGGCATCTCCGGCAACAAGGATGGCATTCCCCAACTGCCAGATGGTGAGTTCCTGCCCCCAATGGAAATGAACTGTGTAGAGAAATATTTCTCTGAGAAAGTGGCTTCCAACTACCGCGACAGGCAGGTGATCATCGGCCGTGCAGCCCACCTTACGGCACCACAGCCCATCCACCTGGAGCAAGGCAGGGCACAGTGCCAGAACCGCGACCTTTGCCAGCGCGGATGCCCATTTGGCGGCTACTTCAGCAGCAATTCCTCCACCATACCCTGGGCGATGAAGACCGGTAACATGACCCTGAAGACCAACGCTGTGGTGCACTCCATCATCTATGATGAGCAGCAACAAAAAGCTACCGGGGTTCGGGTGATAGACGCCGTTACCAAACAGGCGACAGAATATTTCGCGCCGGTGATCTTTGTAAATGCCGCCGCGCTCAATACCAACCTGATCCTGTTGAACTCCACCTCCTCCCGCTTCCCGAATGGACTGGGCAATGATTCAGGGCTGCTGGGCAAATACGTTGCCTTCCATAACTACCGGGCAAGGGTAAGCGCCAGTTATGAAGGCTTTGCCGACTTCACCACAGAAGGCCGCCGTCCCAATAGTGGTTATATCCCCCGCTTCAGGAATGTGAGCAAACAGGAGACCGACTTCCTGCGCGGATATGCAGCAGGCTTCGGCGCCTATCGGGTGAATGAACCAGCTAACGGCTGGGGGGAAGAGCTGAAACGCAAGCTCGATAACCCGAAGCCGGGACTATGGCAGGTAGGCTCCCACATGATGGGGGAAACCATCCCGAAGGAAAGCAACAGGGTATTCCTGGACAAGGACCAGAAGGACGAATGGGGCATCCCGCTCTTGCATACGGATATCGCCTATGACGATAATGATGAGAAGATGGTGAAGGATTATATCGAGCAGCTGACCGAGATGTTCACAAAGGCAGGATTCTCGGATATCAAAGCGGCTGACTCCAGGCAAGCGCCGGGACTGGATATCCATGAAATGGGCGGGGTGAGAATGGGCAAGGATCCCAGGACCTCACTGCTCAATGAATGGAACCAGCTGCACCATTGCAAGAATGTTTTCGTTACCGATGGCGCCTGCATGACCTCCACCGCTACCCAGAACCCCTCATTGACCTATATGGCCCTCACTGCCAGGGCGGTGGACCATGCCGTAAACGAACTGAAAAAGAAGAATTTATAA
- a CDS encoding gluconate 2-dehydrogenase subunit 3 family protein, with protein sequence MQRRTVIKHFFWMGAGMAFLPSCVFQQDKLSIQLKNLSITPKDEAFLKTFAATLIPANEGPGAAELGIHLFALKMADDCLGKEEQAAFTKGLKDLQVLADKELGASFDAADPAKRLAFLQKTAEGKDDLSSFVNQLRGQIIRGYTQSEHYLTKVRPYKLVPGKYKSCIPVNPSATKS encoded by the coding sequence ATGCAAAGACGAACTGTCATCAAACATTTTTTCTGGATGGGTGCTGGCATGGCATTCCTGCCTTCCTGTGTTTTCCAACAGGACAAACTATCCATCCAGCTCAAGAACCTTTCCATTACCCCGAAGGATGAGGCTTTCCTGAAGACCTTTGCGGCGACCCTGATACCGGCCAATGAAGGTCCGGGTGCAGCGGAACTGGGCATCCACCTTTTCGCGCTGAAAATGGCGGATGATTGCCTGGGTAAGGAAGAACAGGCCGCCTTCACCAAGGGCCTGAAAGACCTGCAGGTCCTCGCGGATAAAGAACTGGGAGCAAGCTTTGATGCCGCAGACCCGGCGAAGCGACTGGCCTTCCTCCAGAAGACCGCGGAAGGAAAGGATGATCTTTCTTCTTTCGTCAACCAATTAAGGGGACAAATCATCAGGGGCTATACCCAATCGGAACATTACCTCACCAAGGTAAGGCCCTACAAGCTGGTTCCCGGCAAATACAAATCCTGCATACCTGTTAACCCTTCAGCCACTAAATCATAA
- a CDS encoding amidase family protein — MRLSLPAAVCATLLCTSLHTGLMAQEKNQAAKTITCPGRQLPYPRIEPNYNGKIKRDLSPFEQELAKFATRKADVAALVEGQTIPGLQALMNAGKLHSTDLVLYYLDRIRQVDIGQLNSVLEVNPDVLDIARKMDKERKRKAGNKAMYGIPVLLKDNIATADKLHTAAGTAAMLAWKPSRDAFLVKQLREAGAIILGKANMSEWANYMDQCMPSGFSVNGGQTRNPYGPFDTWGSSSGSAVAVAADLVTVSVGSETQGSIIMPARINSVVGLKTSMGLVSRSNIIPLLEYQDVPGPMGKTVTDVAIMLSAMTGVDPLDTATTRAGKLAGVDFSAYLKPGAANGLRIGVPVTEEVDITKALERMGNASDEAKQNTRNFLEKRRATALAAAKVFTDAGLKVVFIPDSLMPRRQNDIGQALTYGFKQDLNHFLAGLGKEAPFKSMEEIIAFNKQDMANRAPYGHGLVEGAQNNKISEASFNEIKTRNIAIARRAIDSVLNAFQVDLLVSDVNQVYAPAGYPAISIPSGYDEKGTPEALILVGTYLSEPQLIAAGFVYEQATKARKVPPLAETLATIKALK, encoded by the coding sequence ATGAGGCTCTCATTACCAGCAGCAGTATGCGCTACACTATTGTGCACGTCCCTGCATACAGGGCTAATGGCACAGGAGAAGAACCAGGCAGCCAAGACCATCACCTGCCCGGGAAGGCAACTTCCCTATCCCCGGATTGAACCGAACTATAATGGCAAGATCAAAAGGGACCTTAGTCCCTTTGAGCAGGAGCTGGCAAAATTTGCCACCCGGAAAGCGGATGTTGCCGCATTGGTTGAAGGACAAACCATTCCCGGGCTGCAAGCACTGATGAATGCAGGCAAACTCCATTCAACCGACCTGGTTTTGTATTACCTCGACCGCATCAGGCAAGTGGATATAGGCCAGTTGAATTCCGTATTGGAGGTCAATCCCGATGTCCTGGACATTGCCCGCAAGATGGACAAGGAGCGCAAGCGAAAGGCAGGGAACAAGGCCATGTACGGCATTCCTGTTTTGTTGAAGGATAATATTGCCACTGCAGATAAACTGCATACCGCTGCGGGTACGGCGGCCATGCTGGCCTGGAAACCTTCCAGGGATGCCTTCCTGGTAAAGCAACTGCGGGAAGCCGGCGCCATCATCCTGGGCAAGGCCAATATGTCGGAGTGGGCCAACTATATGGACCAATGCATGCCCAGCGGGTTCTCCGTGAATGGCGGCCAGACCCGCAATCCTTATGGACCATTCGATACCTGGGGTTCCAGCAGCGGCTCAGCCGTTGCGGTTGCAGCAGACCTTGTAACTGTAAGTGTAGGCAGTGAGACCCAGGGATCCATCATCATGCCAGCCAGGATCAACAGTGTGGTGGGATTGAAAACGAGTATGGGACTCGTGAGCCGGAGCAATATCATCCCGCTGCTGGAATACCAGGATGTGCCCGGCCCCATGGGTAAGACAGTAACCGACGTTGCCATCATGCTAAGCGCCATGACCGGCGTTGACCCCCTGGATACCGCTACCACCCGCGCAGGCAAACTGGCAGGGGTAGACTTCTCCGCTTACCTGAAACCAGGTGCCGCCAATGGTTTACGCATAGGCGTTCCTGTTACTGAGGAAGTAGATATCACCAAAGCCTTAGAGCGCATGGGCAATGCGAGTGATGAAGCCAAACAGAATACCCGGAATTTCCTGGAAAAGAGAAGGGCAACCGCTTTAGCCGCCGCAAAAGTATTCACCGATGCTGGCCTGAAAGTGGTGTTCATTCCCGATTCCCTGATGCCCAGGCGACAGAATGATATTGGCCAGGCCCTGACCTATGGCTTCAAGCAGGACCTCAACCATTTCCTGGCAGGATTGGGGAAAGAAGCACCATTCAAGTCTATGGAAGAGATCATTGCCTTCAACAAGCAGGATATGGCCAACCGTGCCCCCTATGGGCATGGACTGGTAGAAGGAGCACAGAACAACAAGATCAGTGAGGCTTCCTTCAATGAGATCAAGACCAGGAATATTGCCATCGCAAGAAGGGCCATAGACAGCGTATTGAACGCCTTCCAGGTTGACCTTCTGGTATCGGATGTCAACCAGGTCTATGCACCGGCAGGCTACCCAGCCATCAGCATCCCGAGTGGTTATGATGAGAAAGGCACCCCAGAGGCCTTGATCCTGGTGGGTACCTATCTGTCGGAGCCCCAGTTGATCGCAGCAGGATTTGTGTATGAGCAGGCCACCAAGGCCAGGAAAGTACCTCCGCTGGCAGAAACATTAGCCACCATCAAGGCATTGAAGTAA